In Chitinivibrionia bacterium, a single window of DNA contains:
- a CDS encoding ATP-binding protein: MVYKDLPYGMSNFADLVESNYAYVDKTRFVEFLEKESCRYQFFVRPRRFGKSLFLSVMENYYDFNKKDKFESTFGDFYIGKHPTSEQGKYAVVRFDFSGVKTDNHDEFKVSFSNNVQETIRSFFDLYQNVFPDAKDIMKRLVSENLGTDAVSLLCNVAYKHNIPVFVIIDEYDSFANNLIAIGDAYKNEMGSDGSVRTFYETLKKGTTSSIKRIFITGISPMMATDLTSGFNMAINYSLSPKYNEMFGFTHEEVNWLINETGIDRNLIKKVDMEAYYNGYLFNQKGESKVYNSQMILFVFNQIKMTGEQPEEIVDANLKTDYGRLRRLAGNENNRKKLLSIALDGGIFGSVVGRFSQNELEKEEYFISLLFYLGMLTIGGFERGEIWLKIPNYSVKTLFWEYLISYIQSLEQKETDFSEITKASKGMAYDGDYNSFLNYFVENYLKRLSNRDLMVFDEKYIKVMMLAILFGSSLYHPISENENMDGYCDIYLQRHHAVSDVEYEYIFELKYVKTDTAEKEKEAKFAEAFAQLEEYKKDPRFVGRNDIKFIAIVFAGKGNFEAREN; the protein is encoded by the coding sequence ATGGTTTACAAAGATTTACCGTACGGAATGTCGAATTTTGCCGATTTGGTTGAAAGTAATTATGCTTATGTCGATAAAACGCGATTTGTAGAATTTTTGGAAAAAGAAAGTTGCCGTTATCAATTTTTTGTCCGTCCGCGACGTTTTGGTAAAAGTTTATTTTTGTCGGTTATGGAAAACTACTACGATTTTAACAAAAAAGATAAATTTGAAAGCACGTTCGGCGATTTTTATATCGGCAAACATCCTACTTCCGAACAAGGAAAATACGCGGTTGTCCGATTTGATTTTTCAGGAGTAAAAACAGATAATCACGATGAGTTCAAAGTATCTTTTTCAAATAATGTGCAGGAGACAATCCGTAGCTTTTTTGACTTGTACCAAAATGTTTTTCCCGACGCAAAGGATATAATGAAAAGGTTAGTCAGCGAAAATCTTGGAACTGACGCCGTGTCGTTATTGTGTAATGTTGCCTACAAACACAACATTCCTGTCTTTGTAATTATCGACGAATACGACAGTTTTGCCAATAATCTTATTGCGATAGGCGACGCGTACAAAAACGAAATGGGGAGCGACGGGTCTGTGCGCACTTTTTACGAGACCTTAAAAAAAGGAACAACTTCTTCGATTAAGCGAATATTTATAACAGGCATAAGCCCGATGATGGCAACGGATTTAACAAGTGGTTTTAATATGGCGATAAACTATAGCCTGTCCCCCAAATACAACGAAATGTTCGGTTTTACGCACGAAGAAGTCAATTGGCTGATAAATGAAACAGGAATCGACAGAAATTTGATAAAAAAAGTTGATATGGAGGCTTATTACAACGGCTATTTATTTAACCAAAAAGGTGAAAGTAAAGTTTACAATTCTCAAATGATCTTGTTTGTTTTTAACCAGATTAAAATGACAGGTGAGCAACCGGAAGAAATCGTTGATGCAAATCTGAAAACCGATTACGGACGGTTGCGACGGCTTGCAGGAAACGAAAACAACAGAAAAAAATTACTGTCAATCGCTTTGGACGGCGGGATTTTTGGAAGTGTAGTCGGACGTTTTTCGCAAAACGAGCTCGAAAAAGAAGAGTATTTTATTTCATTGCTGTTTTATTTGGGAATGCTGACGATAGGCGGATTTGAAAGAGGCGAAATTTGGCTCAAAATCCCTAATTATTCCGTAAAAACGCTTTTCTGGGAGTATCTGATTTCTTATATTCAGAGTTTGGAGCAAAAAGAAACGGACTTTTCCGAAATAACAAAAGCAAGCAAGGGTATGGCTTACGACGGCGATTACAATTCGTTTTTGAATTATTTCGTTGAAAATTACCTAAAACGCCTTTCAAACAGAGACCTTATGGTTTTTGACGAAAAATATATTAAGGTTATGATGCTTGCAATTTTGTTTGGCAGTAGTTTGTATCATCCGATTTCCGAAAATGAAAATATGGACGGATATTGCGATATTTATCTGCAAAGACACCACGCTGTTTCCGATGTTGAATACGAGTATATTTTTGAGTTGAAATACGTAAAAACCGATACGGCTGAAAAAGAAAAAGAAGCAAAGTTCGCAGAAGCGTTTGCTCAACTAGAGGAATACAAAAAAGACCCTCGTTTTGTCGGCAGAAACGACATTAAATTTATTGCTATTGTGTTTGCAGGAAAAGGGAATTTCGAGGCGAGGGAGAACTAA
- the murB gene encoding UDP-N-acetylmuramate dehydrogenase, with protein sequence MQAQKAEDNLSEEKLQENQSIDAQIPEIQENVIMADKTKNGYGIGGAADYFVAVRCAKDIEYSLNFAQKKNIPYTILGNGTNFLISDKGFRGLVINTQRMDGIIPLSKNSIRVEAGVNISALIREAIQAKLPGLEELSGIPGTIGGAVAMNAGAYSQTISDNITQICIYDCNLDKEVIIPKHKARFAYRDSTFKEKNCIILWVDFEFSMEIKFGVLLARQGDVIKKRKADQPIEGRCCGSIFKNPKDGYSAWKLIDDAGLRGFSIGGAQISEKHTNFIVNTGNATAEDVRKIIAEVRKRVNEKFHILLETEVVFLGEFDTQI encoded by the coding sequence ATGCAAGCACAAAAAGCGGAGGATAATTTGTCGGAGGAAAAACTACAGGAAAATCAGAGCATCGATGCACAAATTCCTGAAATTCAGGAAAACGTGATAATGGCAGACAAAACAAAAAACGGCTACGGAATTGGTGGCGCCGCTGATTATTTTGTCGCTGTTCGCTGTGCAAAAGACATAGAATATTCCTTAAATTTCGCACAGAAAAAAAATATCCCCTACACAATTTTAGGGAACGGCACAAATTTTCTTATAAGCGACAAAGGATTTCGCGGACTTGTAATAAACACACAACGTATGGACGGAATTATACCTTTATCAAAAAATTCGATAAGAGTTGAAGCAGGTGTAAACATAAGCGCGCTAATCCGAGAAGCTATTCAAGCAAAACTACCGGGACTGGAAGAATTGTCGGGAATACCCGGCACAATCGGCGGCGCGGTTGCTATGAACGCAGGCGCATACTCACAAACTATTTCAGATAATATTACACAAATTTGTATTTACGATTGCAATTTGGACAAAGAAGTAATTATACCGAAACACAAGGCAAGATTTGCTTATCGAGACAGTACTTTCAAAGAAAAAAACTGCATAATTCTTTGGGTGGATTTTGAGTTTTCTATGGAAATAAAGTTCGGAGTTTTGCTTGCCCGTCAAGGTGATGTTATAAAAAAACGCAAAGCAGACCAACCGATTGAGGGGCGTTGTTGCGGCTCGATTTTCAAAAACCCCAAGGATGGATATAGCGCGTGGAAGTTAATTGACGACGCAGGCTTGCGCGGTTTTTCCATAGGCGGCGCACAAATCAGCGAAAAACACACTAATTTCATTGTAAACACAGGAAACGCAACTGCCGAAGATGTTCGCAAGATTATTGCCGAAGTGCGAAAAAGAGTAAATGAAAAATTCCATATTTTACTTGAAACGGAAGTCGTGTTTTTAGGAGAATTTGATACACAAATCTAA
- a CDS encoding recombinase family protein translates to MLYAYIRVSTDAQSVENQRFAIEEYCKQNSLSVNKWIDESVSGKIVAKKRLLGGLMAKLRKGDTLICSEISRLGRDMLMVMGILNECACKGVKIIGVKGNYRLENSLHSKIFAMAYSISSELEREFISQRTKDALARKKAEGVKLGRPTGAKNKNVKLKGKEQRIIDWRKDKVPIVQIANILKVDRSTVRRFIKDYVISENK, encoded by the coding sequence ATGTTATACGCTTACATTCGCGTAAGTACCGATGCGCAATCGGTCGAAAATCAAAGGTTTGCCATAGAAGAATACTGCAAACAAAACTCGCTTTCGGTAAACAAATGGATAGACGAAAGCGTTTCGGGTAAAATTGTTGCAAAAAAGCGATTGCTTGGCGGCTTAATGGCTAAATTGAGAAAAGGCGACACGCTTATTTGCTCAGAAATTTCGCGTTTGGGGCGAGATATGCTTATGGTTATGGGAATTTTGAACGAATGCGCCTGCAAAGGTGTAAAAATCATAGGCGTAAAAGGCAATTACCGCTTGGAAAACAGCCTGCACTCAAAGATATTTGCAATGGCTTACAGTATTTCATCGGAACTGGAAAGAGAGTTTATTTCACAAAGAACAAAAGACGCGCTCGCCCGCAAAAAAGCGGAAGGCGTAAAGCTCGGGCGTCCGACAGGCGCTAAAAACAAGAATGTTAAGCTGAAAGGCAAAGAGCAAAGAATAATTGATTGGAGAAAAGACAAAGTTCCTATCGTACAAATAGCGAATATTTTAAAAGTGGACAGAAGCACGGTAAGGCGATTTATTAAAGATTATGTTATTTCGGAAAACAAATAA
- a CDS encoding tetratricopeptide repeat protein: MQNRVDILRSELAAMEEKREGENRTAALHRVAVEIALDRLNEMLFQLSGNVAESQNRIFEMTRITDLIAMQMAERARQDSLVVAVAEQERIELFNLARSNFDNGNFALAISDFSDFLERYPESEDASTALFWKAEAFFAIDSLETAKTHFQNFYRENREGDLACSALHRLGLIFHRQGQGRNRDSMWNQLLRQCPDSPQARIVEENRRR, from the coding sequence GTGCAAAACCGCGTTGATATTCTGCGTAGCGAATTAGCGGCTATGGAAGAAAAACGAGAAGGAGAAAATCGGACGGCTGCCCTCCACAGGGTAGCCGTTGAAATTGCGCTCGACAGGCTAAATGAAATGCTTTTTCAACTATCGGGAAATGTTGCCGAAAGTCAGAACAGAATTTTTGAAATGACGCGGATAACCGACCTGATAGCAATGCAAATGGCGGAAAGAGCAAGACAGGACTCACTCGTAGTCGCAGTAGCAGAGCAAGAACGCATAGAATTATTTAATTTAGCAAGAAGTAATTTCGATAACGGAAATTTTGCTCTTGCCATAAGTGATTTCAGCGATTTTCTGGAAAGATACCCCGAAAGCGAAGACGCTTCCACTGCCCTATTCTGGAAAGCAGAGGCATTTTTTGCAATAGATTCACTCGAAACCGCAAAAACGCATTTTCAGAATTTTTACAGAGAAAATAGAGAAGGCGACCTTGCGTGTTCGGCATTGCACAGGCTCGGACTTATTTTCCACAGACAAGGGCAGGGACGAAACAGAGATAGTATGTGGAACCAGCTTCTGAGACAGTGTCCCGACAGTCCGCAAGCACGAATTGTAGAAGAAAATCGCAGGCGATAA
- a CDS encoding T9SS type A sorting domain-containing protein — translation MNFKKCSVAMVAIITMVLATVSFAHLPSANSRSVIMGRQTGPDGELISEFGGRGPRSGGYRSPAAWSRDIQYQGSHIRGEGDTVWHGTFNGQRLYWWARFAADSTAVPGEMAREGGTPPWVLINSASALSNNGRPNFQAATWHGNRTTIPAIRNIPAGQARVPTWRDGACGAYAITLDDIGSMPFDLSVRPAWDLLRYHTNPTFREIKMAWGIHVGLMDDNDWTHAIEMVARYGHEMFNHSIDHTSAADGWQIFFPGQNVSETDPAVPPSIRGLEVVGTWRVFARSAQGVWVGSGGRTMPGGTATTPPAGLEPFNFGPDADGGRWAPGSSHATSFNWTAAQAATTNASSFGNPATHMPNGSLWIDNAPNGTGGHPFTIFAESDMVTIQYPAYWTGYDPATNARWDDPRIIITPNPTGFFRGHPIQTVTLAGGQRVFVAYSEPFNYDADQFTGHQTGYIAATGAQWFENLETNYPHFFNGARIQTDWNSPGCTQSGCPTAGQPGWFVSTRDLGRPGFAAKLFVSEAWNPAMRARNIDTANYIINRNIFENITTAGEHFARGRRSEFYGFPFDIYDENLLMYLYNGVNQQVTNRFVGARGGAKSGQPMSGDFFHPFRIDFDAFFINNSTWRADNSHLPQFKVPHNAHVLLGINEMVDDIVEANGFMIRELHSVSIHTDGPGFSQGGGQVVSTIPWFDESLPDELWPVNTQMWQGQRTGGWWGGITVRQMEEHFTHVANLIDQRHLTVFTPSEAVKYRMTRNAFNTDANLTEEGLNWTVRLTPTSAQAASAVDEIHREEISVIVNLGTHVQSLGVSYDGTTTNTSDLNSPRRRPRPMDWVAGQGAQIWSVSINPFRTANHSALLIRDGDWHGQDIVFNENPGEFIPAGITNGRTMNRVAPRAQFAGIRNGQINLNLQSGNYTVQLFNLQGRMIGSANINALNGVNATGLRTDHLARGLLILQVRDAQGASVLQHRFMLR, via the coding sequence ATGAACTTCAAAAAATGTAGTGTGGCTATGGTTGCCATAATTACAATGGTTTTAGCGACAGTATCGTTTGCGCACTTACCGAGCGCCAACAGCAGGTCGGTAATAATGGGACGACAAACAGGTCCCGACGGTGAACTAATTAGTGAATTCGGTGGTCGCGGTCCAAGATCGGGCGGCTACAGAAGTCCTGCAGCGTGGAGTCGGGATATTCAGTATCAAGGCAGTCATATTCGGGGCGAAGGTGATACTGTATGGCACGGGACTTTTAACGGACAGCGCCTCTATTGGTGGGCAAGATTTGCCGCTGACAGTACAGCTGTTCCCGGAGAAATGGCTCGCGAAGGTGGAACACCGCCTTGGGTTTTAATAAACTCGGCGTCAGCGTTAAGCAACAATGGTCGTCCGAACTTTCAGGCGGCAACTTGGCACGGCAACAGAACCACTATTCCTGCAATCAGAAATATCCCCGCAGGTCAAGCAAGAGTGCCGACTTGGAGAGACGGCGCTTGCGGTGCGTATGCTATTACACTTGATGACATCGGTTCAATGCCGTTTGACTTATCTGTTCGTCCGGCTTGGGATTTGCTTAGATATCACACAAACCCAACTTTCAGAGAAATTAAAATGGCTTGGGGTATTCACGTTGGCTTAATGGACGATAATGACTGGACACACGCAATCGAAATGGTGGCTCGCTACGGACACGAAATGTTTAACCACTCCATTGACCACACTTCTGCGGCTGATGGTTGGCAAATATTTTTCCCGGGGCAGAACGTATCGGAAACCGACCCTGCTGTTCCGCCATCAATTCGCGGACTTGAAGTTGTCGGAACTTGGAGAGTTTTTGCACGTTCGGCACAAGGTGTTTGGGTAGGAAGCGGAGGCAGAACAATGCCGGGTGGAACAGCAACTACGCCGCCTGCGGGTCTGGAGCCTTTTAACTTCGGTCCTGATGCGGATGGCGGTCGTTGGGCTCCGGGGTCGTCGCACGCAACAAGTTTTAACTGGACAGCTGCGCAAGCCGCAACCACCAACGCTTCAAGTTTCGGAAATCCCGCAACTCATATGCCTAACGGCTCTCTCTGGATTGACAATGCTCCCAATGGCACAGGCGGTCATCCTTTTACAATTTTTGCTGAAAGCGATATGGTGACAATTCAATACCCTGCATACTGGACAGGATACGACCCTGCGACAAACGCTCGTTGGGATGACCCGCGCATAATAATAACTCCGAATCCGACCGGGTTTTTTAGAGGACATCCGATTCAAACGGTGACACTTGCAGGCGGACAAAGAGTGTTTGTTGCATATTCGGAGCCGTTTAACTACGATGCAGATCAGTTTACAGGACATCAAACAGGTTATATAGCAGCGACAGGGGCTCAATGGTTTGAAAATCTTGAGACTAACTATCCTCACTTCTTCAACGGAGCGCGTATTCAAACAGACTGGAATTCACCGGGTTGCACACAAAGCGGTTGCCCCACAGCAGGACAACCGGGCTGGTTTGTTTCCACAAGAGACCTCGGACGTCCGGGTTTTGCGGCAAAACTCTTTGTATCAGAAGCGTGGAACCCTGCGATGAGAGCAAGAAACATCGATACTGCGAACTACATTATTAACAGAAATATTTTTGAAAACATCACAACAGCGGGCGAACATTTCGCAAGAGGCAGACGAAGTGAGTTTTACGGCTTCCCGTTTGACATTTACGACGAAAATTTGTTGATGTATTTGTATAACGGTGTAAATCAGCAAGTAACTAACAGATTTGTAGGTGCGCGCGGCGGTGCGAAATCGGGTCAGCCGATGTCAGGAGACTTCTTCCACCCGTTCCGTATTGACTTTGACGCGTTCTTTATAAACAACAGCACTTGGAGAGCCGATAACAGCCACTTACCTCAATTTAAAGTGCCGCACAATGCGCACGTTCTTTTGGGTATCAACGAAATGGTTGACGACATCGTTGAGGCAAACGGCTTTATGATCCGCGAGTTGCACTCGGTATCAATTCATACCGACGGTCCCGGTTTCAGTCAAGGCGGTGGACAAGTAGTCAGCACCATACCTTGGTTTGACGAAAGCTTGCCTGATGAATTGTGGCCCGTTAACACACAAATGTGGCAAGGACAGCGCACAGGTGGCTGGTGGGGCGGTATTACCGTAAGACAGATGGAAGAGCACTTCACTCACGTCGCAAACCTCATTGACCAAAGACATTTGACCGTGTTTACACCATCAGAGGCGGTAAAATATCGTATGACCAGAAATGCGTTCAATACGGATGCAAATCTTACGGAAGAAGGTCTAAACTGGACTGTCAGACTTACGCCTACTTCTGCGCAAGCGGCAAGTGCTGTTGATGAAATCCATCGCGAAGAAATCAGCGTTATCGTTAATCTCGGAACACATGTTCAAAGCCTTGGGGTATCTTACGACGGAACTACGACAAACACAAGCGACTTGAATTCGCCGAGAAGAAGACCCAGACCAATGGATTGGGTTGCAGGTCAAGGTGCGCAAATCTGGTCGGTGTCAATAAATCCGTTCAGAACTGCTAACCATTCCGCGCTTCTTATCAGAGACGGCGACTGGCATGGTCAGGACATCGTATTTAACGAAAACCCCGGCGAATTTATTCCTGCAGGAATTACTAACGGCAGAACAATGAATCGTGTAGCTCCTCGTGCACAGTTCGCAGGTATCAGAAACGGACAAATCAACTTGAATTTGCAGTCAGGAAACTATACCGTGCAACTCTTTAATCTGCAAGGAAGAATGATAGGCAGTGCAAATATTAACGCATTAAACGGCGTAAATGCAACGGGTCTCAGAACAGACCACCTTGCAAGAGGCTTGTTAATATTGCAAGTAAGAGACGCTCAAGGCGCATCAGTATTGCAACACAGATTTATGTTAAGATAA